The [Clostridium] colinum genome includes the window ACATAAACTACCATAACCCCACTCTTTATTGGGATAAATTAAATTTTGGTTTCTTTTTGCTCCCAATCTTAAAAAAGCTTTTAATCTTTGGCCATATAAAAATAAATCATTTTTATTTACTATACCCCACTCCATTAATAATGCACAAGCACCTGTTACAAATGGAGCCGACATACTTGTTCCTGTAAAACTGTCATATCATATTGACAAGTTAATACTTAAAAATATTTCCATTTTTATATTTAAAAATTATTTTTATATTTTTATCATTATATATACGTACTTATTTTACTAATATTTGTAATAATTCTTTTGTTAAAATTTTAGTATTTTTAAAATTTATAAATTTTTTCTATATGTTTATATTAATTTTATATTTTTTATTTATAATATATAAAAAAAGACAAAGTTTAATAACCTTGTCTTTTTTTATAAAATATTAATTAGTTTTCATATGTTGCTTTTAATAAACAATGGTCTAAAATATGCCCTTCCATAGCATTAAAAAGTTCATTTAAATAAAACCCATTTTGTAAATCTAACATACAATCAAGAGCATATACATTTATCTCATAAGTATGTTTTTTATCCGGTGGAGCCATACCACCATAATAAGAACATAACTCTGGAGGATTGCTTCCTCCTTGCATACTCATCCAACTATTAACACCTTGTACAAAATTAGCATTTTGACTTTCATTTTCTTCTAATTCATTTTTTGTAATATTAGCAGCAGTCCAATGTACCCAAGAAAAACCACCACTTACAGGATAAGCATCTTTATCTTCTAAAAATATTGCATAGCTAACTGTGTTAGCTGGTACTTCTTCAAATTTTAATGGTAAAGAACATATAGGCATACCAAAATCATTACATTGACCCCTTTTACCATATTTATCATCTATAACTCCATTTACAATTCCTTTACTAGTTACTTTCATATTTTTCCTCCTAAACAAATTAAATATATATTAATTATATTATATTTTTAAAATTTGTAAATTACCCACTTTTTTGTTAGTATTATATTAACCCTTTTTCTTTTAAAATAACTTCTTGTCCATTTTTTATCATATATTCTATACCAACTTTTTGGTATATTTCTAATGCTTTTAAAATATCTTGTCCCATATCTGTTAAAAAATATTCTGTTTTTAATGGATATTGACCATATGTACGTTTATCAATAATCCCATAGCTAATAAGTTCTTTTAAGTGCTGATGTAACATTTTTTCTGTTATACCACATATTTCTTTTAACAAATTAGAGGGCATCGTAGCCCCAAGACGAAGACGCCATATTATTATACATTTCCATTTCCCTTTCATCATATCGTGCACTAGCTCAAGAGGACAAGTATAATTTTTTCTTATTAACATAAAATCACCTTCCAACTATTATTATAAATATAATAACATATATACTTTAAATATTCTATATTAATAAAATATTTAATATAATATTAAAAAAATAATTTAAAGTTATGTAATAATAGCATTTTTTATTCATATATATAATATAAGTATACTTTAAGGAGGAAATGTTATGAATAAAAAACTGCTATTTATTATTTGTATATTATGCTTTACATTTGTTGGTTGTACAAAAAATAGCGAAGAAAAAAATGAAGAGTTAAAAATAGGTGTTATAGGTAATAATTATCCAGTTGATAGAGCTACTGTATCTAAAATGATGGCTTTAGCTAGCTATAATAAAAAAGAAATTTTAGCTCTAGATAATGTTATTAATTTTAAAGATGTAAAAGAAGATAGTTGGTACAATAAATATATAAACTGTGCTTATATAAAAGGTGATATGAGTGGAGTTTTAGAAGATAAATTTGACCCTAATGGTAATTTAACAATAACTCAGACACAATATTTAATAAATAAATATGATAAAAACAAAAAAATAAAAATAGATGATAAAAATAAAGACAAGCCTATTTCTTATGCATTATGGTGTAATATATATTCTCAAATTATTCAAGATACAAATATACAACAAGAAGAATTAGTTATTTTAGCTACAAAAGATACAAATAAAAGTTTAAAAGATGATTATGTTATGACAGATAAAGGTCTATATTCTTTTGAAGGGATAGAAGTAAATAAATATATAAACACTAAAATTAAAGTTTTTCAAAGAGATAATGAAGTAATTGCCATAACAGATGTTATAGAAACTGAACCTACCTTAAAAAGATGCTACATAGAAAAAATAAACAAAAATTATATAGATATATTTATTGGTGGTGCAAAAAAAAGATTATATATAAAAGATGAAAATATAAAAATACAAGAAGAAAATATAATGGCAGATATAAAAATAAAAAATGATGAAATAATATCAATAGATTATTATAGAAATACAATTAATGGTATATTAAATAGAATAGATAATAATACTCTTAGAATAAATAATACAAACTATGTATTAGATGAAGACTTTAAAATATATTCATTATTAAACAACCAAATATCTATGAGTAATATAGATGAATTATTAATTGGACAAAATATTGCATCATACTTTACAAAAGGTAATGAAAATAAAATATATAGTGCTATAATAAATACTAGTCCTAAATATGATAAAATAAGAGTTGCTATAAATGATACTAGCTATAATAATTTATATTTTAATGAAATTAAGCTAAAAGCTAATAGTGGTATGAAAGTTTTAGTTAAAGGTCAAGAAAAAAATTTATCAAGTATACATATAAAAAATAATCAAGATTTTGGTATAGGTGAAAATGAAATAATAATATTAGAATCTAATAATAAAGATGAAGGTATAATAATTGAAAATATTAAAAGAGTATATGAACTCCCTACTTTTTATGAAAAATTAGAAATATGTAAAATGGATAATAAATATGTTTTAGTAAATGAAATTAGTATAGAAAGCTATGTAGAAAGTGTATTAGCTAGCGATAACAATAATTACCAAAATTTAGAAATGTTAAAAACTTTAGCTATAATTTATAGAACACAGGCTATTAGATATATAAATGAAAATAACCTAAAACATATAGGTGCAAATTTAGATGATAGTTCTAAATATCAAATATATAATAATAAAAAAAGCCAAGATATTTTTAAACAAGCTGTAAGTGAAACAAAGGGTAAAATAATTACAAATCAAAATCAAGTAGCAAATTTAACATACTTTTCTTATTCATCTGGAGTTACAGCAAATAGTGGAGAAATATGGTCAGATAAATCTTATTACTCTTATCCGTCAAATAATAAACCTTATTTAGTACATATAAAAGATTTTACTGAAAATATATACGAAAATTTACAAGAAGAAGTTAATGCTAATATTTTTTATAAAACAAAGGATATTGATAGTATAGAAAAAGATAGTAAATGGTTTAGATGGTCTACCACTTTAGAAGAAAAAGATATTTCAAAAATAAACGATAATATAAAACAACTTTATAAAACTGAAAAATATTTTATAAAAACTTTAGAAAATGACAAATATATTTATAAACCAGTAGAAGATATAGGAAAAATAAAAGATATTAATGTTAAAAAAAGAGGTGATGCTGGAAATATAATGGAATTAGAAATAATAGGAGAAAAAAATACAGTTTTAATAATGTCTGATTTAATAATAAAGAAAGTTTTTTCTTTAAATTCTGTAATAGATAATAATGGTGAAATAGTTCAAAATATTTCTACTCTACCAAGTAGTTATTTTGTTTTTGATAAAATATATGATAATAATGGATACTTAAAGAAAGTAACACTTTATGGTGGTGGATATGGACACGGTGTAGGACTTAGTATGTACGGTGCATATAAGATGATTCAATCTGGTAATACCTATGAAGATGTTTTTCATAAATATTATAAAGATATAGAAATAATAAATATATATAATTAATTATAAAATATGAAATAAATAAAGCGCTTAAACAACACTAATAAAAGGTTATTTAAGTGCTTTATTTATTTAGTTAGTTATAACTAACTTTATATAAATTTGCCATAGTTTCTAGCTTATTATTAAAAGCATATAATTTTTCTATATTGTCTTCTTGATACAAATCTATAAATTCTCTATTAAAATTATTCATTTGTTCTATTTTACCAATATAATATAAATTTTGAATATTTTTTAAGATTTTTTCTACCAAATTTTCTTTTGTTTGGATAATCTTCTGATTTTCAATAATTTCATCTCTTATTGTACCCATTTCTTTATCAAGCATAAAAGAGGCTTCAGCACAAGCTTCTAACCTTTCTCTAAGATGCTTAGGCATATTACCATTATATTTATATCTAAGAGAATGTTCAATAGTTGCCCAAAAGTTCATAGCCATTGTTCTTATCTGTATCTCACAAGGTATTTCTTTTTCTCCATTAGCCGTTATTATTTTATAGTTTATTGTTATATGATAACTTCTATATCCACTGCTTTTAGTATTATTTATATAGTCTTCTTCTTCTTTTATTTTAAGGTCTTTTCCATCTCTATCTCTTATAAGATTAACAACTTTATATATATCTTCAACAAATTTACAAGTTATTCTAACACCAGCTATATCTTCTAATGTACCAAATATTTTAGTAAGAGGTATATCTCTTTTATTAGCTTTATCTAAAATGCTTGATATAGATTTAACTCTAGTTTGAACAAGCTCTATTGGTGAATGTTGTTCAAGCTCCATATACTGCTTTTTTATACTATTAAATTTTATATATAACTCATCTGTTGCTTGCTTATAAGGAAATAGTTCTTCTTTCCAATTAATTATATTCATAAAATCCCCACTAAATTTGTAATAAGTTTATTTTTTATTTATATTATAGTATCTTTTTACTTTATTGTTATATTTACGTATTTTAAATATAAATCTCTTTTTTCTTCTTCTGTTCTCTTCAATAAATCTAACTTTACACTTTTTTTTATTACTATTTTTTTCAGTATCATTAGTACTGCTTTTGCGAAACTTTTTTAAAATATTCATAAATTCTTCACCAGTAATATTTTCTTTATTAATCAAATATTCTGATATTTCATCTAAAGCTTCTTTATTTTCTTTTAAAATATTTCTAGCTTTTATATGACAATCTTTTATGATACATTGTATTTCTTTATCTATTTCTCTTTGAGTTTTTGACGAACAATTAGAAACAAGTCTTCCATCAAGGTATCTATTTTCTATATCTTCTAATGCAACCATATCAAATTTTTCACTCATACCATATAAAGTAACCATACTTCTAGCTATACTAGTAGCTCGTTGTATATCATTACTTGCTCCAGTAGTTATAGTTCCAAATTCTACTTCTTCAGCACAACGTCCACCTAATAAAACCATTATTTCTTCAAGCATTTCCACATTATTTTTTAAATATTTATCTTTTTCTGGAACTTGAAGAGTATAACCTAATGAACCCATTGTTCTTGGTACAATAGTAATTTTTTGTACTGGTTCAGTATTTTTTAACATAGCAGATACTAATGCGTGACCAACTTCGTGATAAGCTACAATTCTTCTTTCTTCTTCAGATAAAATACGGTCTTTTTTCTCTTTACCAGCTATAACAACTTCAACGGCTTCCATAAGGTCTTCTTGTTTTACAAGCTCTCTTCCACATCTAACAGCCCTTAAAGCCGCTTCATTAACCATATTAGCAAGGTCTGCTCCAACGCTACCACTTGTCGCTAAAGCAATTTTTTTAAGGTCTACATCTTTATCTAGTTTAACTTTTTTAGCGTGTACATTTAATATATCTTCCCTACCCTTAAGGTCTGGTCTTTCAACTATTATTCTTCTATCAAATCTACCTGGTCTTAAAAGCGCTTTATCTAAGACTTCTGGTCTATTAGTTGCAGCTAGTATAACTATACCTTTAGAAGAATCAAATCCATCCATTTCGGATAAAAGTTGATTTAATGTTTGTTCCCTTTCATCATTACCACCGTGACCATCTCTTTTTTTACCAATTGTATCTATTTCATCAATAAATACTATACAAGGTGTATTTTCCATAGCTTGTTTATAAAGGCTACGAACTCTAGAAGCTCCTAAACCTACATACATTTCTACAAAGTCAGAACCAGATATGGATAAAAAAGTAACATTTGCTTCACCTGCAACAGCTTTTGCAAGCATAGTTTTACCTGTACCTGGTGGACCTACTAATAATGCACCTTTAGGTTGTACTGCACCTATCTTAGAATACTTTTCTGGATTATTTAAAAAATCTACTATTTCTTTTAAAGATTCTTTTGCTTCTTCTTGACCTGCAACATCTTTAAATGTTATACCTGTTTCTTTTTGCATATAAACTTTGGCATTACTTTTACCCATACCAAACATACCGCCACCCATTTTTTTACTAACTCCTCTAAATAAAATAGTTAGTATAAGGTAGGTAATTAAAATAGGTAAAATATAATATACAAAAAAATTTACAACTCCATTATTTTCTACAATAGGAGCTTTAAACTCTACATTATATTTTTTTAAATCTTCTTTTAAAGTAAAATCTGGAAATCTACCAGTATATAGAGGTTGATTACTATCTATACCTAATATTTTTGTATCACTTTTATTTTCTTCATCTTTAGGAAAAATTAATATTTTACCAGATTGTAGCTCAACCTTTTTAACTTTTCCTTCTTCTAGCATATTTAAAAATTCACTATAACTAATTTCTCTACTTCCTTTTGTTAGCATAGAAACAGTTGCAATATTAAAAACAAAAGTTAAAATAATAGCTATGGTTAATATTGTTATGGGTGTATTTTTATTTGGTTTTTTATTATTGCTATTATTACCAGAACTATTATTTTGATTTTGATTTATATTATTGTCCATTTAACCCTTCCTTCCAAATAATATTATTAGAAATATTATTTTAAATATGATATATCATATTTAGTGTAAATATTATAATAAAATTTCCTATATAAATGGTTTAATTAATAATTTTAAGGTACTATTAAATTATAATAAAATATTTCGTTAAATTCTACTTTTTTATTATATCTAATTTGTATAAATTCTTCAACTATTATTTATTAAATTTTTTGTAAACTTATTTACACATAATATATGTTAATTTTATTATTTATAAACAATTAAAAGAAAAAATGATTATTTATTAAACTTATTTTAAAATAGCAATAATATTTCTTAGCTTTGATAAAAATACAACAAAAAAACTTAATTTTTAAATATTTTTAATTAAGTCTTATTATTACAGCATAATATCCTAAAAAATTTGAAGTTGTAGTTATATTTTCACTAGGTGCTACTAAATCTGGCTTTATTCTATTATCTCTAGTAAATCCCCTACCTGAAAATTCTGAAATAGAATTTAATAAATCATTATATCCTCCAACAGTTATAACATTATTAGCCGTAGAAGGTATTGTTAACGTGGTATTTATATTAGGTTTTAAAAATTTTGTGTTTTTGGAAGAAACTTCTGTAACTGGCAACCAAATATTAAACAAACCTTCAACAATATTTATGCCTTTTATAATTATTTTCCATATTCCACTTGCCAAAGTTCCCCTTGTAGATATAATTTCAAAAAATACACCTTGTTCCAAGCTATATGGTGTTGGTTCTCCTAAATTAAAGTATAAATTTGCATTACCAAAATTAAATACATTACTTTTTGTTGTATTATTTATAAACCCTGTTTCCACCCCATTAGGTGATATAATATTTATATTAAATATATCAACAAAATTTTTAAATAAAACAATATATAATGATGACAAATTACTATCTAAGGATATTTCTATTTCAATAGTTTCTCCTGTTTTTATAGTGTTTTGATAATGATGGGAAGTTGAACCTTCGTTACCAGTTGGAACAACAATAGAAGTTTTCCATATATTAGACATATCATTTATATATGTTTCAAACAATGAACTTCCTGTATGAGAACCATCA containing:
- a CDS encoding GTP pyrophosphokinase; its protein translation is MNIINWKEELFPYKQATDELYIKFNSIKKQYMELEQHSPIELVQTRVKSISSILDKANKRDIPLTKIFGTLEDIAGVRITCKFVEDIYKVVNLIRDRDGKDLKIKEEEDYINNTKSSGYRSYHITINYKIITANGEKEIPCEIQIRTMAMNFWATIEHSLRYKYNGNMPKHLRERLEACAEASFMLDKEMGTIRDEIIENQKIIQTKENLVEKILKNIQNLYYIGKIEQMNNFNREFIDLYQEDNIEKLYAFNNKLETMANLYKVSYN
- the ftsH gene encoding ATP-dependent zinc metalloprotease FtsH, which encodes MDNNINQNQNNSSGNNSNNKKPNKNTPITILTIAIILTFVFNIATVSMLTKGSREISYSEFLNMLEEGKVKKVELQSGKILIFPKDEENKSDTKILGIDSNQPLYTGRFPDFTLKEDLKKYNVEFKAPIVENNGVVNFFVYYILPILITYLILTILFRGVSKKMGGGMFGMGKSNAKVYMQKETGITFKDVAGQEEAKESLKEIVDFLNNPEKYSKIGAVQPKGALLVGPPGTGKTMLAKAVAGEANVTFLSISGSDFVEMYVGLGASRVRSLYKQAMENTPCIVFIDEIDTIGKKRDGHGGNDEREQTLNQLLSEMDGFDSSKGIVILAATNRPEVLDKALLRPGRFDRRIIVERPDLKGREDILNVHAKKVKLDKDVDLKKIALATSGSVGADLANMVNEAALRAVRCGRELVKQEDLMEAVEVVIAGKEKKDRILSEEERRIVAYHEVGHALVSAMLKNTEPVQKITIVPRTMGSLGYTLQVPEKDKYLKNNVEMLEEIMVLLGGRCAEEVEFGTITTGASNDIQRATSIARSMVTLYGMSEKFDMVALEDIENRYLDGRLVSNCSSKTQREIDKEIQCIIKDCHIKARNILKENKEALDEISEYLINKENITGEEFMNILKKFRKSSTNDTEKNSNKKKCKVRFIEENRRRKKRFIFKIRKYNNKVKRYYNINKK
- a CDS encoding winged helix-turn-helix transcriptional regulator — encoded protein: MLIRKNYTCPLELVHDMMKGKWKCIIIWRLRLGATMPSNLLKEICGITEKMLHQHLKELISYGIIDKRTYGQYPLKTEYFLTDMGQDILKALEIYQKVGIEYMIKNGQEVILKEKGLI
- a CDS encoding YbhB/YbcL family Raf kinase inhibitor-like protein, which produces MKVTSKGIVNGVIDDKYGKRGQCNDFGMPICSLPLKFEEVPANTVSYAIFLEDKDAYPVSGGFSWVHWTAANITKNELEENESQNANFVQGVNSWMSMQGGSNPPELCSYYGGMAPPDKKHTYEINVYALDCMLDLQNGFYLNELFNAMEGHILDHCLLKATYEN
- a CDS encoding SpoIID/LytB domain-containing protein, whose protein sequence is MNKKLLFIICILCFTFVGCTKNSEEKNEELKIGVIGNNYPVDRATVSKMMALASYNKKEILALDNVINFKDVKEDSWYNKYINCAYIKGDMSGVLEDKFDPNGNLTITQTQYLINKYDKNKKIKIDDKNKDKPISYALWCNIYSQIIQDTNIQQEELVILATKDTNKSLKDDYVMTDKGLYSFEGIEVNKYINTKIKVFQRDNEVIAITDVIETEPTLKRCYIEKINKNYIDIFIGGAKKRLYIKDENIKIQEENIMADIKIKNDEIISIDYYRNTINGILNRIDNNTLRINNTNYVLDEDFKIYSLLNNQISMSNIDELLIGQNIASYFTKGNENKIYSAIINTSPKYDKIRVAINDTSYNNLYFNEIKLKANSGMKVLVKGQEKNLSSIHIKNNQDFGIGENEIIILESNNKDEGIIIENIKRVYELPTFYEKLEICKMDNKYVLVNEISIESYVESVLASDNNNYQNLEMLKTLAIIYRTQAIRYINENNLKHIGANLDDSSKYQIYNNKKSQDIFKQAVSETKGKIITNQNQVANLTYFSYSSGVTANSGEIWSDKSYYSYPSNNKPYLVHIKDFTENIYENLQEEVNANIFYKTKDIDSIEKDSKWFRWSTTLEEKDISKINDNIKQLYKTEKYFIKTLENDKYIYKPVEDIGKIKDINVKKRGDAGNIMELEIIGEKNTVLIMSDLIIKKVFSLNSVIDNNGEIVQNISTLPSSYFVFDKIYDNNGYLKKVTLYGGGYGHGVGLSMYGAYKMIQSGNTYEDVFHKYYKDIEIINIYN